GCATTTCTCCACAAAATGCCTTACTGTGTCTTTATTTTTCAATTGTTACTAAAGTCCATCCCATTTTTAGTTGGATTGGTTCCCTATCGAGCTAATTCCAGATCATCTTGCTCCCCTGATCTTAGGCTGCTTGGCCCGAGACCAATTCATTGCATATGCATGTGATGCATAAGAGGCAATAGCAGTAGTTCAACGGGAGCTACATAAGTACGACGTGCTGGCCTACTAGTATTATGGACAATACGTTAGTAGAAGTAACAACATATAGATAGCTTCTGAGCCAATAATCCTGCAGTGGTGGAGAATATTGCGAGCTCGACAAGAGCACGACATAGTGACATGCGTGCAAGCGAGCGCAAGGGTAAAATATTGGTACTCAGTCTAACATGACGGATAGTAGCAACATGCAAGCTATAAACTTGCATGTATTAAGCGCATCGTAGATATACAGACTCGGCCAGAGAGGACACGGCTGAGATTTCAAATCCTCATATGCGCGCTCAAGAGAGGTTTAGGAAGGCTATGCCTATTAATTTTTCTACTTATCCATATTTTTCTTAGGCCTCTAACGCCCTAAATTAAATCCCTCCCTATTTTCACGCCAATCATTAAACTTCAAGTTATTTGGATGCTTTTTGCATAGTCTATGACTCATTTCAAATACTTCATAGATTGCAATCATCCTTCTAGTATAATCTTTGTTTAGCGTAAAACCTACGTATATATGTACTATTTAAAATTCCAGGGGTGATTCCgagaaatttcagattttttttctggatttcCTCCCGAATTTCAGATTCTTGGCACAATACAATTGGGCCTACCCGATTACCTATTGGACTTTTGGCCCAAATCCTTCGTTTTTTAAAGTTTGCTGGTTTACCTGCCCTCTTATTTTTCTAAACTGGACCGGTCCAACTTATAGTAGGCTCCAGCCTATCTCCCCTTCGCTCCGGCCTGCCTGGCCCAAGACCCGACAGCGCCGCCGTTCCTTTCATGCGCGCAGGGTGCGGGGGGTGCGCAGCTTCGAGCCGTTGGCGTTGCAGTCGGTGTGCGGCGCCGGCGAACGGAAGCGAGGAGGTGGTGCTGTGCGAGGCGGGGAGGCACGAGGCGTAAAGAGGCACCCGCGCGGAGACAAAGGAGGCAGTGTGTCAAGACTACCAGGCCATCCGCCAAGCAATCGAACAGGAAGCAAGGGAATCCAAGCAATTTCAGAGAGGAATAGAGAATTTGGGGAAGAACACAGTATTCACTAGGAGCCTCAAGTTCTGCTACAGACTAAACACAAAATGGAATGGTCTCCAGAACGTTCCCCCCAGCTCAGTTGCAGCTCATACAGCGATTAGCAAAAGCAAATTAAGCTAAACTGAAGCGGGCTCGATGACCGAACCCGGAGCGGAGGCCGGCGACACCCGCGCGTGGTGCCTCATGGCCTCCCGAGCACGCATCGACGCTCGGAACGCCTCGTCGGAAGCTTTCATCGCCGCCAACTTCTCTAGGAGCTCGTCTAGCTTCCGCGTGTCCATCTCCGACGAGGATCACGGCCGAGGATCGACCGAGCTCTGGCACCAATTGTCAAGACTAGTAGGCCATCAGCCAAGCAATCTAATAGGAAGCAAAGGAATCCAAGCAATTTTAAAGAGGAATAGAGAATTTAGGGAAGAACACAGTATTGACTGGAACCTTAAATTttgagaacctttacagtacaccatgatactaggtggtggagaatatcattgttgtgatacaaccgtctattttagtaggtattattgtaattatcttggtacccttaggggtaattacgttaTTGACTGACCAGACTTCGGACCTTCGTCACCTATCATCGACGACCGACGgagggtgaaaaccctaataaatgaaatgaacagaataagtgaaagtttatccgaagaataaactaacattttgaccttccctaattaaacatataatttacaagtttatcattttttttccaatcctacccttatgatactctttaatgatatcTATGATATTGGTGGGCGATAGATTATCATTGAGCCAATCTAAATCAccggataaaaaaaatagacgaTATACACTTATTTAGGTGTACCGTAAAAATCTTCTAAATTTTATAACAGACTTTGCATAAAATGGAATGGTCTCCGGAACGTTCCCCCAACTGGGTTATGACCACACCAGCTCGGTTACAGCTCATACAGCGATTAGCAAAAACAAATTAAGCTAAACTGAAGATTAACTGATTTAACTACTGTTTAACGACCGAAAACTACCATTAACCGATTTGAAACGCGAAGCGTTTCTCCGCCACGCGAGCTGTCCGTCCTTGGTCATGACACAGTGGTGTGCGGCTGCTCGCCGGCATTGCCCAGGAGGACAGGACGCGGCGGCTCGGCTCCCTGCTGGTCGTCGCACAAAGGGGAGGAGCGTGTTGTTGCCATCCGACGTCAAGGTCGCGAGATCGGAGACGGCGAGCTCGACGATTCAGCGACGGCTCGTTGGATCAGAGTGGTGGCGCCTTCGTGCGGCGAGGCGCGTGCGTGAAGAAACCGAGGACGGCGTCGAGGCCGCGCGTGCAGGCGTTGTCTGCGACGACGATGTTGGTGGCGGGCGTGCGGGCCCAAGACCAGTGCGGAAAGAGAAGGTGGCAGTTCGGATCCACCAAGTTCGAGGATCGGGGGTGTCGACGACTTCGATGGCTTCAGGAACAGGAGGCCGTCATCACTTCGGGCTGGCGTGGCTTTGCAATTTCGCGTGGATCGGCTAGCTGCGGGCGGACCGCTGTCGCACGCGTGGTTTGGAGGCAGCTTCGGCCGGCCATGATGCCCACGACATGCGGTGGTGCGGATCTGGGGCACGTTCTGCGCGTTCGATGCAGCCGTGCAGGGCCACTGCGGCCGAAGACGAGCTTGGCGATTTCTTGCCTGTGGTATTTTTTAGCTGAACGACTCTTAAAAGAAGCTGGGAGGAGGGCACTAGACGAGTTGTTGACGaggaaaattttatttttttagatttcttGATGGCCACGACACGTTGATCAGATAATATGTCTTTGTAGACTGTGCCATGGCCTCCACCGTCAAGGATGTGATTCTGGTCAAATTTGTTGGTTGCTTGCTCTCGTTCTTCTAAGCTGAAAATCTTCATCCTTTCGGCTATATCTTTATTCGAGGAGATTAATTTTTGGAGAAGCAATCCatgttttttcttgaaaaacttTTGTCTCAGCTTTTGGCTCTTCCTTGCTTGAGTTTGTTGGTGATTCTGGCAACACCCAGAAGTGAAAATAGCAGGccaaaaccagcactgattGCAATTATTGTAATTAAACCTGCAGAAAATAAACTCAAGGATTTACAATACAGTACACGTGGCATTTATTTCAACTTTTCAAATGACTTAGCTGCACCATAGCAATGGTTTTCTTGGAATATTTGTCAGAGCAGTCATCTTGGATTTACTTTGTTCTGGGGCACATGGTTTAatgctttctttttttgagaCTCAGCAAATAGTTTACTGTTGAAACATATTACAGTCTTGTACATCTATGATACTCTGCAATAGCATCAGGAACAACTGATTTTGGAACTAAAAAATGTAGCAGTGGTGCCTTTTATTTTTAAGGAACGGGCCCAACTACCCTGCTTGTCTCTGTAGCAGAGAATAGGCCGTTCTCTCACTAGCCTTTTTTGTTCTTTTAGTAGCAATAGTGGATCTTATATCTTGGTTCATGAAAACCTGTGGTTTTAATCGTTTTTATATCTTTATGGTTCCTAACAAGGTAGTTAAATTCTATTGTAAGAAAAAGGCTAAGATGCAAAATGTTGGTAGTTTTTTACTCCATAGCACGGGCATAAGGAGCGTCATAATTTTTTGTGCGCTCTCAATAGAAGTTCACAGAAAATAAATTGataaactaagttgaaatatgttttgttttatatgtgatgaatgattaACAAGATTGtcaatttggtttgtcgagttttggattatgaactattttgattatggactaactggagttggagttggagaaatatgtttgcttgtcttatggtgtgcgagtgacggatgcaacttggcggtcgacggtgggtAATTGGGACTAAATGGGTGCTtagtgctggacgatcaaggaggccaagcGGAGTCAAGGATaatcctagctatacacgtaGAGGTCAAGTAAAacatgaaacagaggatgaagatggcgtgttgacaaagtcaagcgaaaaggataccggtgcaagtgacaaggcagaccgagagatcgagagcgggagagacttgccggtggccAGAATCATAAGACTTCCAGCTGAACTTAGCATAGAGACAGTCAACAACAACTCCATTCTCGGATGGGATATGACCCAGAAAAGCAACCTCTttgagccaaaactcacactcgCTGAACTTAGCATAGAGACGGTGATCTCGAAGTAAGCCAAGAACAACTCGAATGTGCTTAGAATGTTCTTCTCCAGTCTTAGAATATATGAGAATATTATCGATGacaaccacgacaaacttgtcgagTTCTTCTATtaagactgtgttcatcaaatacatgaagaatgttggTGCATTGGTCAGACTAAAAGACATAACGATATACTTGTAAAGCTCATAACGAGTAGAGAAAGACGTCTTTgaaatatcctctggtcggatctttatttggtggtaacctaATCTTAAATTAATCTTAAAGAAAACCCAGACACCCGTCAATTGATCGAACAAAATATGAATCCGAGGAAGTGAATACTTGTTCTTAACAGTGACCTCATTtaacggacggtaatcaacacacatctgtGTTTGATcattcttcttcacaaagagtgtcagccatccccaaggtgaggagcttgggtaaatgaaaccctttgagagcaactcTTAATTTGCTTCTTTATCTCCGCCAACTCATTTGGAGGCATCTAGTAAAACCTTGAAATCAAGACTGTACCGGATAAAAgctcaatagagaattccaccTCTCAATCGGGTGGCATTCCCGGTAATTTTTCTGGGAAGACAGCATGAAACTCACACATGACGGGAATATTCAGAAGATCCGTGGTGGTGACAAATTTCAAAGCATAAAGACAAGGATCAACCTCCTTAAGCTTCAAGTGAACTTGGTGCCAGATAAATCATCAAGAGTGATATTCCCTCGAGCACAATCAATAACAACCTTATTCTTGGCAAGTCAATTCATTCCCAAATAACATCTATCTCTTTGGAGTCGATTACTAGCAGATTTGCGACAAAGATTATCCATTGATAAGAATCAATGCCTCAGACATAATTTGATCGAAAAGATGTTGGCTCTGGGTGTTTCTATGAAATAGGGTGCATGGGTAGTGATAACCATTAGCTTGTGATGCTGAGTATAGTTCCTTATTATTAATcaatgagaagctccagaatcaaagaGCACAGAGACATGATGCGAATTCATAAGCAACATACCTATCAAGATGTTGACACTCTTGTGAGCTTTTTTGACGGTAGTGTAGTTGACACGACCGCGCTTGGAAACTTGCGCAGACTAGGAGGCTTGTTGAGTGGGTTGCACCGGTAGTGAGGGTCTTAGAGCAGTCACCACATCTCCCAGCTTCAAAAAATGACATTCCTGCTCGAAATGCTTGACACGCCCACAATTATAGCATAGACCTCTAGAACCACCTTTCACACTTCCTTAAGATACTGCAGGTCTTTGGGATTGTCTTTGCGAAGAGGACGGACGTCGTAATCTCTCCTTTGAGCCTTGCTGAAAAGGCAGTTTCTGTTAACACACCTCATGCTAAAATATATGGGTGCTTGGGTAATATCTTCTTGTTATCCTACCTATTGCCTTAGTCGTAGTGCTGTCAGTACGATGTATCATGTATGTACGCTTCAATGATGTGCATGTAAACTTCTGTTGAGTTCTGAAAGAGTTGCCTATCTGGCTAATAAATAGTTACTTCATACCCCCAACGACCCACAGAACTAGTACACGCGGAATGATATCATGAAAAGGAAATGCTTTTTTCCTGCACATGCGAATGTGTATAGTGATAAAACTAGAACTAGTTACCACAGATGCAATCGATAATTCAGTTGAGAAGAACACGAATACTCCAAAGTAATTCTTTTTGAAGAATTGAGATACATAAAAACTCCAAAGTAATTCTTTTTGAAGAATTGAGATACATGAATACTCCAAAGTAATTCTTTTTGAAGAATTGAGATATCTCTGTGCTtataattttatcaatataCACCCGGTTATCTATCCTTCGTTTCTTCCAAGAAAACAAAGAACAAGCCCGCAGAAGTAATGCACAATGTACCGCTTTATTCATCGACAAGCAAGGGCTAACTGACAACCACCTGGGCAACGATTGATCGTGCCTACCGTGCAACAAGGTGTGTCAATCTAAAGGGATAGATCAGCCAAGTCAAATGATCTAGAAACCGCCTTGTACCATGAATCTGCCCTCTTCTTCCTGTGGGTCTCGTCCAATTTCGGGCGGAAGACTGTCGTGTTCTCCTTGTGCAAGCCCGCAAATACCTGCTCCTTTGTCCAGACTCCAGCAGCTAACCCAGCTGCATATGCAGCTCCAAGGGCTGTTGTCTCTATGTCAGCTGGTCTGACAACAGGGCTACCCAATAAATCAGCCTGCAGGTGAGTGCAAACATTGTAAGAGATCTGATGAAAAGCTTGACGAGATTTTAAGTTCGCAAGAAAATTATGACAGACCAGATCAGCAATGAAATAGCTTGCTGCACTAAACAGCAAACACACTTATATGCCTGTTGAGAATATCATGTCTCATACCGTTTTCTACATTTTGCAAGCTGCTTTAAGAAAGACCAACTTTCAAGCCATTTAAACATAGAAGATGATGCAAGTAACAAGCCAAAGTTTCATTCACAAATGAGGTAGTACATATTTTAACGAAGTTGAACACACTTCACTACATTTTTTCCTACAGATGCTAGAACAGATTATTACACTGACCGAGTCTTACATTGTAGTGCTGTGACTGATGTCTGACTCGTGTCAAGTATGCCTCGTAGAAGTAGGAGCTCATTTCTCATAATGTAACAATTGATGTTCGACTACTTAGTCTAATCTTAAATGGAAAGAAGGGCACTATGAATCCACATCTTGCATTTCTTATTTGCAGCAAGCCAGACGTGAGACAATAAAAACATGAATTTTCAAGGTTATGTTAACATTTATGTTGATTTCCTAGTAAAATTATTTAATTTGTAATGTTACTTGCTCTAATTCAAACATCcataaaaatgaaaaacatgTATTCATATTTGTGAGATAATAAATGCTCCCACGGGAAAAGCtagtgtttttttcctttttgtaaaACTACTAGGAAGGAGAAGATTATTTTTACCTGAATCTGCATGAGAAGATTATTAACAGTAGCGCCACCATCGACGCGCAACAAGAATTCCCCTTCCGCGCTTTTTACTTCTCCTGCCTCTCCAGCATCCTTGTGCATGGAGCTGAGGACATCATTCACCTGAAAGCACATACTCTCTAGCACTGCTCGAGCAATGTGCCCCTTATTTGTGAACCTTGTGATACCAATGCAGATCCCCCTTGCATCATCCCTCCACCATGGTGCAAACAACCCATTGAACGCTGGCACAAAGTACACCCCACCAGAGTCCGGCACAGTTTCAGCCAAGTTTTCAATTTCAGCTGCAGTCTGAATTATTGCAAGGCTGTCCCTTAACCACTGAACAGCTGCACCAGCAATTGCAATGGAGCCTTCTAGAGCATAATTAGTGGGCGCACTTGGGCCAAGCTTATAAGCAATGGTGCTAAGAAGACCGTGGGAGGACAGGGTAACCTCCTCCCCAGTGTTCAGAAGGATAAAGGCACCAGTTCCATAGGTGCTTTTCGCTTCACCCTTCTGGCACAGCTGCCCTAGCATTGCAGCATGCTGATCTCCTAGGCAACCTGAGATGGGGACACCTTCCAAGGGAAACCCATTGGCAACCACACCAATTTTCTCTGAATTACTAATAATCTTCGGCAAAACCTTGGCAGGAATTCCTAATGCATCAAGTGTTGGCTTGTCCCAATCGAGTGTCTTTAGATTCATAAGCATCGTACGAGATGCATTTGAGCAGTCTGTGACATGCTGCCCACCACCAAGACCTCCTGTAAGGTTCCAGATCAACCAAGTGTCGATTGTGCCAAACAAGGCATCACCAGTCTGGATCGCATCCTTGACAGCATCCACATTTTCCATCAACCATAATAACTTAAGAGCACTGAAATAGGTACTAATTGGCAATCCACATGTCTCCACGAAGTGGGTTCTACCACCTGATAGCTCACTTTCCAATCTCCTGGATAGTTGAAGCATAATAAGAATTATTGACAATATCAAGATGTTAACAGAAAACGAGTGATGGACGAAAAGAATACCTGCAAACAGGGCTTGTGCGAGCATCCATCCACACAATGGCATTGTACAGTGGAAGGCCAGTGGATTTGCTCCACATAACGGTGGTTTCCCTCTGATTTGTGATCCCAATGGCCTTCAAGCCAGCATGGACATTGTGTCCATTAGCTGTGGCAATTGCCTCCGTCATGCACACCTTCACAGTCTTTATAATCTCCATCGGATCATGCTCAACCCATCTTGTAATTCATACAAGCatacaaagaagaaaaatcaGAGATCTTCAACTAAATGCAAAATTAagcttcagaaaaaaaaaatcaatatgaaaATTTGCATCTTGTCACCACAGAGTACAGACTAAAGTTAATAGAATAAAACAGCACAGAATGTCACAACACAAGGCATGGTTCAGTATGGTAGTAAGACGTCACAATAAAAGGGGTGGTTCAGTATAGTAGTGGTCTCACGATCACATATCAACAGATAAATGAAAACTGAAGTGAAATAACGACGCAATGTTATATTCCTAACAAATATAGCAGTATTACAGGCATGAAACAATATCTTCAAGCTGGTAGTTCGAAAGACAACACTCCTGAAAGTTAAAGACAATTACTAGCAAATAGTAATACAATTCAAGTAAGGTCAGTTGGTTACACAATTTTCCGTGAAGATAGGGAAAGGAAATTAAAAGTCAAGATAAAAGTGGCCAATTGAAAATGCACCAAATTGGTCTAGCAGAGAAAAGGTACAATCCTTTTATttaaggtaaaaaaaaagttcagTGCTCAGGGAGATCATCTTTTTCGTTGCGGTAGTTTCAATGAACTTCCAACTCATTTGTGCTACAAAATCTAGTTATTTGTACAGAATTATGAAGGGAAGCACATGCCCCTGGTTGTACAGCATACTGCTCAGTTAAAACTAATCCTTAGTTAAGACTGAGCCTTCACACCATCAAATCAAACGCCACGACCACAAAGCTAGCATCTTTAAACTAACAAGTAACAGCTCCATGACTCAATATAACAGAATCCTCGCGCTGCACAAACAATCAAATAGATCACACCGTAATCCTTATAGCAAACATGTTACTGAACCCATCCCCGCCCCCAAAGAACAAACAAAAGCGTCCACTTACCCTGCCTCCGGGTAGTGCTGCTTGAACTCGAGCTGGTGCGAAGCGATGGGCTTGGCGTGGCTGTCGTAGATGATGAACCTGGTGCTGGTGGTGCCCTGGTCGATGGCCGCCACGTAgacctcctccccctcccctgccATGATCCCGCCGGCACAGCCGCGCAGCGAAGCAGGACGAGATGGATGGGAGCAGCGCGTGGGAAGGGAGGACTGGAGATGGCGTCGAACAA
This genomic window from Phragmites australis chromosome 7, lpPhrAust1.1, whole genome shotgun sequence contains:
- the LOC133925106 gene encoding glycerol kinase; this encodes MAGEGEEVYVAAIDQGTTSTRFIIYDSHAKPIASHQLEFKQHYPEAGWVEHDPMEIIKTVKVCMTEAIATANGHNVHAGLKAIGITNQRETTVMWSKSTGLPLYNAIVWMDARTSPVCRRLESELSGGRTHFVETCGLPISTYFSALKLLWLMENVDAVKDAIQTGDALFGTIDTWLIWNLTGGLGGGQHVTDCSNASRTMLMNLKTLDWDKPTLDALGIPAKVLPKIISNSEKIGVVANGFPLEGVPISGCLGDQHAAMLGQLCQKGEAKSTYGTGAFILLNTGEEVTLSSHGLLSTIAYKLGPSAPTNYALEGSIAIAGAAVQWLRDSLAIIQTAAEIENLAETVPDSGGVYFVPAFNGLFAPWWRDDARGICIGITRFTNKGHIARAVLESMCFQVNDVLSSMHKDAGEAGEVKSAEGEFLLRVDGGATVNNLLMQIQADLLGSPVVRPADIETTALGAAYAAGLAAGVWTKEQVFAGLHKENTTVFRPKLDETHRKKRADSWYKAVSRSFDLADLSL